A DNA window from Nisaea sediminum contains the following coding sequences:
- a CDS encoding DUF4031 domain-containing protein, whose amino-acid sequence MPVYLDTARNRFRRMIMCHMIADTLDELHAMAERIGMRREWFQPRSFPHYDVCLTRRAVAIKHGATVLERRDFVAAMQRIRAAGGTRDDSNPGTFR is encoded by the coding sequence ATGCCAGTTTATCTGGACACGGCCCGGAACCGGTTTCGCCGCATGATCATGTGCCACATGATCGCGGACACGCTGGACGAGCTGCACGCGATGGCGGAGCGGATCGGCATGCGCCGCGAATGGTTCCAGCCGCGGTCCTTCCCGCATTACGACGTTTGCCTGACCAGACGCGCGGTTGCGATCAAGCACGGCGCCACCGTTCTGGAGCGGCGGGATTTCGTCGCTGCCATGCAACGGATCCGGGCCGCCGGCGGCACCAGAGATGATAGCAACCCCGGAACTTTCAGATGA
- a CDS encoding mechanosensitive ion channel domain-containing protein, whose amino-acid sequence MNTLGARYVTVITRDGTEHLIPNEELISQRVEDWSFSNQLVRQKVPIGIDYGADVHKPRALIRRQPHFIDFYGENGAAGVI is encoded by the coding sequence ATCAACACGCTCGGTGCGCGCTATGTCACGGTCATCACACGTGACGGGACCGAACACCTTATCCCGAACGAGGAGCTGATCTCCCAGCGGGTCGAGGACTGGTCCTTCTCAAATCAGCTGGTGCGGCAGAAGGTTCCGATCGGGATCGACTACGGGGCTGACGTGCACAAGCCGCGCGCGCTCATACGCCGGCAACCGCACTTTATTGATTTCTATGGGGAAAATGGTGCTGCCGGAGTGATTTGA
- a CDS encoding universal stress protein: MYKSVLLPVDLEHDSSWQKALPVALELVQKFDGVLHLVAVVPNIGMPALSMYLPEDFEKKALEHAAAHLHEFAMQNVPENIRGKSHVAHGVIREEIIKAADTLDCDLIIMAPHRPELTDVFISPATSYVVTHTKRSVLVVR; this comes from the coding sequence ATGTATAAATCAGTCCTGCTCCCGGTCGATCTTGAGCACGACAGCTCCTGGCAGAAGGCCCTTCCGGTCGCCCTCGAGCTCGTCCAGAAGTTCGATGGGGTCCTGCATCTCGTGGCGGTCGTCCCGAATATCGGGATGCCGGCGCTCAGCATGTACCTGCCGGAGGATTTCGAGAAGAAGGCCCTGGAGCATGCCGCGGCACATCTTCACGAGTTCGCGATGCAGAATGTGCCGGAAAACATCCGGGGGAAGAGTCATGTCGCCCATGGCGTGATCCGGGAAGAGATCATCAAGGCGGCCGATACGCTCGACTGCGATCTGATCATCATGGCGCCCCATCGTCCTGAACTGACCGATGTCTTCATCAGTCCTGCGACGAGCTACGTGGTCACGCACACCAAGAGGTCCGTTCTCGTCGTGAGATAG
- a CDS encoding TRAP transporter permease: MSQTNNENGTPSGQVDLDELVASSDTGGRNPGPKTSAVLYCIALAWSLFQLWFASPLPFALHFGVFNDTEARSIHLAFAILLAFLAYPAFARSPRDHIPIIDIVFALLGAASASYLFVFYRDIADRVGAPIQQDIVVAIVGVLLLLEATRRALGPALAIVATIFLVYTFLGPYMPGIIAHKGNSLAEVVNHHWITTEGVFGIALGVSTSFVFLFVLFGALLDTAGAGNYFIQVAFSLMGHLRGGPAKAAVVASAMTGLISGSSIANVVTTGTFTIPLMKRVGFSAEKAGAVEVASSVNGQIMPPVMGAAAFLMVEYVGIPYFDVVKHAFLPAVISYIALVYIVHLEAMKLGMEGLPRAVEPKPWLQRLIGFVFGVAVISGLSLAVYYGLGWMRPVLGGFATVVIVALIGVVYVLLVRFAAKFPDLKMDDPNEPVVRLPEPAPTIKSGLHFLLPVIVLVWCLMVEQLSPGLSAFWGSVLMMFILVTQRPLYAYFRGQEDIAGQVRRGWKELLDGLVTGARNMIGIGIATATAGIIVGVVSQTGVGSALADVVEVLSGGNLLAILFLTAILSLILGMGLPTTANYIVVSALLAPVIVTLGEQSGLIVPLIAVHLFVFYFGIMADVTPPVGLASFAAAAVSGGDPIKTGFVAFFYSLRTAALPFLFIFNTELLLIGVDFIHGLFIFVVATVAMLLFAAGTQGWFFARNKAWETALLLLLAFTFFRPGFWMDMISPPTVDRPVTELAQAFAETPEGEKMRLRINGVDEVGNPRSWVVLLPVSGAATGEERIADAGLTLRQDGDKVLIDDVAFGSAAKEMGLDWDQEIAVVLQPVDQPSKYLMYIPALILLGGLVMIQRRRAQTDTNGRMAENQA, from the coding sequence ATGAGCCAGACCAACAACGAAAACGGCACCCCGTCGGGTCAGGTCGACCTGGATGAACTCGTCGCATCCAGCGACACGGGAGGCCGAAATCCCGGCCCCAAGACATCGGCTGTGCTCTATTGCATTGCTCTCGCATGGTCCCTCTTTCAGCTCTGGTTCGCGTCCCCGCTGCCGTTCGCACTCCATTTCGGCGTGTTCAATGACACGGAAGCGCGCTCCATCCATCTCGCCTTCGCGATCCTGCTTGCATTTCTCGCCTATCCGGCTTTCGCACGCTCTCCGCGCGATCACATCCCGATCATAGATATCGTCTTTGCCCTGCTGGGGGCGGCTTCCGCGTCCTACCTCTTCGTCTTCTACCGGGACATCGCGGACCGGGTCGGCGCGCCGATCCAGCAGGACATCGTCGTCGCCATAGTCGGCGTCCTGCTGCTGCTTGAGGCGACGCGCCGCGCGCTCGGACCCGCGCTTGCGATCGTTGCCACGATCTTTCTCGTTTACACGTTCCTCGGCCCTTACATGCCGGGCATCATCGCGCATAAGGGCAACTCGCTTGCCGAAGTGGTCAACCACCACTGGATCACCACCGAGGGCGTGTTCGGTATCGCACTCGGCGTCTCGACGAGTTTCGTCTTTCTTTTCGTGCTGTTCGGCGCCCTTCTCGATACGGCCGGGGCCGGAAACTACTTCATCCAGGTCGCGTTTTCCCTGATGGGCCACCTGCGGGGCGGTCCGGCGAAGGCCGCCGTCGTCGCCTCGGCAATGACCGGCCTCATCTCGGGCTCCTCGATCGCAAACGTGGTGACGACGGGCACCTTCACGATCCCGCTCATGAAACGTGTCGGTTTCTCCGCCGAAAAGGCCGGAGCGGTCGAGGTCGCATCTTCGGTCAACGGGCAGATCATGCCGCCGGTCATGGGCGCGGCTGCCTTCCTTATGGTCGAGTATGTCGGCATCCCCTATTTCGATGTCGTCAAACACGCCTTCCTGCCGGCCGTGATCAGCTACATCGCGCTGGTCTATATCGTGCACCTGGAAGCCATGAAGCTCGGCATGGAAGGCCTTCCGCGCGCCGTCGAGCCGAAGCCCTGGCTGCAGCGCCTGATCGGTTTCGTCTTCGGCGTCGCGGTTATCTCCGGCCTCTCTCTCGCGGTCTATTACGGTCTCGGCTGGATGCGCCCGGTTCTCGGAGGTTTCGCCACGGTCGTGATCGTCGCGCTTATCGGTGTGGTCTATGTCCTGCTGGTCCGCTTTGCGGCGAAGTTCCCCGATCTGAAGATGGACGATCCGAACGAACCGGTGGTACGTCTCCCCGAGCCGGCGCCGACCATCAAGTCCGGGCTGCATTTCCTGCTGCCGGTCATCGTGCTCGTCTGGTGTCTCATGGTCGAGCAGCTGTCTCCGGGCCTTTCGGCATTCTGGGGCTCCGTGCTGATGATGTTCATCCTCGTGACGCAGCGCCCGCTCTATGCCTATTTCCGAGGCCAGGAAGACATCGCCGGGCAGGTTCGCCGCGGCTGGAAGGAACTGCTGGACGGACTTGTGACCGGTGCCCGCAACATGATCGGCATCGGTATCGCGACGGCAACGGCCGGCATCATCGTCGGCGTGGTCAGCCAGACCGGCGTGGGCTCGGCCCTTGCCGATGTCGTCGAGGTGCTCTCGGGCGGCAATCTGCTGGCAATCCTGTTCCTGACCGCGATCCTCTCGCTGATCCTGGGCATGGGCCTGCCGACGACGGCCAACTACATCGTCGTTTCGGCACTGCTCGCCCCGGTTATCGTGACCCTCGGGGAGCAGAGCGGGCTGATCGTGCCGCTGATCGCGGTGCATCTGTTTGTGTTCTATTTCGGCATCATGGCCGACGTGACCCCGCCGGTCGGCCTTGCCTCCTTCGCGGCAGCCGCCGTCTCCGGCGGCGATCCGATCAAGACCGGCTTCGTGGCGTTCTTCTATTCCCTCAGAACCGCGGCGCTGCCGTTCCTCTTCATCTTCAATACCGAACTGCTGCTGATCGGCGTCGACTTCATCCACGGCCTGTTCATCTTCGTCGTCGCGACCGTGGCGATGCTGCTCTTCGCCGCAGGAACGCAAGGCTGGTTCTTCGCCAGGAACAAGGCTTGGGAGACGGCGCTGCTGCTTCTTCTGGCCTTCACCTTCTTCCGGCCCGGTTTCTGGATGGACATGATCTCTCCGCCGACGGTCGACCGTCCGGTCACGGAGCTCGCTCAGGCCTTCGCGGAAACCCCGGAAGGCGAGAAGATGCGTCTGCGCATAAACGGCGTGGACGAGGTCGGAAATCCGCGAAGCTGGGTGGTGCTGCTGCCTGTCAGCGGGGCCGCGACCGGCGAGGAACGCATCGCGGATGCCGGGCTGACCCTGCGTCAGGACGGCGACAAGGTGCTGATCGACGACGTCGCTTTCGGCTCCGCCGCCAAAGAGATGGGGCTCGACTGGGATCAGGAGATCGCGGTTGTGCTCCAGCCTGTGGACCAACCGTCAAAGTACCTGATGTACATCCCCGCGCTCATCCTGCTGGGGGGTCTGGTGATGATCCAGCGTCGGCGGGCACAAACGGATACGAACGGCCGCATGGCCGAGAATCAAGCCTAG